GTTTGGTTCAGCAGCGCCGATTCGCGCTACAGCGTTTGGATGGGCACCCTGCATGGCCTCAGCGAGCCCCGCCGGATCCTGAAAGGCGAGGCCACAGGCAAGATCGAGGAGTTTTACTATTTCCGCTCCAACCTCAGTTGGTTTCCAGACAGCCGCCGCGTGGCCTTTGCCGCCAAAACCGCCAATGGCGACCGCATCCACATCCTGGACGTGGACAAGCGCAAGATCGTGCGCTCCATCGCCCCCGCCGGCATGAGCGCCATCTACGAGGTTGACGTCGCGCCGGACGGGCGAAGCCTGGTTTTCGCGGGACAGCAGGGCATGCGCTGTGACCTCTTTGTGCTGGATCTGGCCAGCGAGAACCTGACCCGCCTCACCGACGACCTCTACAACGACCTCCAGCCCCGCTTCACGCCGGACGGCCAGAGGGTGGTCTTCGCCTCGGAACGCAGCCGCGATCCCGAAAGCAAGCGCCGGGGTCTTTTCGCCAACCTCTCACGGGACATCTTCAGCCTGGACCTGGCCGGCGGCAACCTCACCCAACACACCTTTGAACAGCGCGACTGCAGCTTTCCCCTCGTGGACGCCAAAGGCGACAATCTATACTACATTAATTCTGACGGCGGGGTGAGCAATATCTTCGCGCTGGACCTGAAAGGGGGCGGCAAGGCAAGGGTGACCAACGTCCTCTCCGGAGTCTATTCCGCGGACCTTTCCCCCGACGGCCGCCATCTGCTGCTGGCCAACTATTTCGACGGCGCCTGGGACATCTTTTTCAAGGACAGAAGCCTGGACACGCTTGACTTCGTGGCTTATCCCCCGGCCCAGTCTGCGGCGAAGGACGACAGCCTGCTGGCCGGGATCGACCTGGGCGAGCTGGACCGCTTTGGCAAACGCGCAGCCGTTAGACCCCATCGGGTGAACCCCGCCGCTGGTTTCGCCACCCGCGATCCTTTCCTGACCGAGTTTCCCGCCTTTGAATACACCGCCGAGGATTCCCTGCTGCTGCAGCGTGATTTCAGCTACGACGACCGCCCGCAGGCGAAAGACAACCCGCCCACCGTGCAGCCTTACCGGGCAAGGTTTTCGCTGGACAGCCTCTGGGGCGGACTGGCTTACTCGCCCGCGGTGGGGACCATCGGCTATGTGGAACTGAGCATGAGCGACATGATGGGAGACCACGGCATCGGCATCAACGCCGGAGTGGCCGGAAAGCTGGAGGAATCGAACCTCGCCCTCACCTACCTCTATCTGAAACAGAGAATGGACTACGGCATCGGCCTGTTCAACCTCAACGACGAATACTATTTCAGCGAGACCGTGCCGGGCCCCAACAACGATATCTGGTATCGTTACAGGGAACGCCAGACCGGGGCTTATTTTCTGCTCCGCTATCCCTTCAGCCGCTTTCTGAGGCTGGAATTCGACCAGATGCTCTACCAGCGCGGCAGCTACCTCTACCAGCTGGGCGACAGCCTGGAAGTGGAACTGGCCAACGACCTTGATCTTGTTTACTCCCCCGGCCTCAGGCTGGTGCACGACAACGCGCTCTACGGCTCCACAGGGCCCCTGCTGGGCTGGCGCCTCTATTACGACCTGAACACCACCCTCAACGACGGCAGGATCGACTATGTGACCAACTATCTGGACTGGCGCAGCTACACCCTCTTCAGCAAACGCTATTCCATCGCTCTCAGGGGCATCGCCGGGATCAGCACCGGGCCAAATCCCCAGCGCTTTCCCCTGGGCGGATATTACGGCATCCGGGCCTACGGCGACAACCTCAGCGGCTCCAAAAAAGCCGTGCTGACCGCCGAACTCCGCTTCCCCTTCTTCGAATACATCAACATGGCCTTTCCCCTGCCCCTGGCCATACCCAACGTGCGGGGCAGCGTGTTCGCCGAACTGGGCACCGTTTTTGACGATCCTGACAGCTTTCAGCCCTTCGACGGCAGCAAGCTGTGGGACCTCAAGCTGGGCTACGGCTTCGGCCCGCGCCTTGACCTGGGTTACGTGATCCTGGCCCTGGACGTCACCTGGCTCACGGACTTGGAAACCCACTCCAAACCCACCTTCTACATCAGTCTCAGCGAAGATTTTTAAGATTAACCATACATAGGAGAGAACCAATGAAGATCGACCTGCTGCGCAAACCCGCGGAACACATGGACACCGTGATCATCATGCACGGTGAGAAAGGTGACTTCCACAGCATCGAATATCTGCCCGACCATATCAAGAACGCCGTGAGCGTGATCATTAAACAGGATGAATACACTTTCGGCTATAAAAGCCTGAAGAGCTTTCCCCTGGTGCATGCCCGCCATCGCAGCAACATAATTCTTTGCGGCGTGGGCAACACGCACGACCTGGACTGCTCCAGGCTGCGTGAGCTCTTCGCCCTCTGTTTCCGGGCCGCCCTCAAGCTCGGTGCCCGCGAAGTGTATCTCTACCCCGGCTTCAGCAATCCCGTGGGCGAGGTCAATTTCGGCCACATCGTGGCAGAAGCGGCGCTGCTCACCGCCTATAAATTCGACAAATACCTCAGCGACAGTAAAAGCCACAGCTTGGAAGCCGTGCATCTGGCGGTGAATCCCAAAACCACCCGCCACATCAACCGCGGCATCCTCGAAGGACGCATCTTTGCGGAATCCACGAACATCGCCCGCGATCTGGTGAACGAGCCCGCCAACGTGATCCATCCCGAATCCCTGGCCGACGCCGCCAAGAAAGCCGCCCTCCAATACGGTTTCTCCATCGAGGTCTTCGGGCTGGACAAGCTGAAACGCCTGAAAATGGACGCCTTTCTGGCCGTGGGTAAAGGTTCGAAGCAAGAACCCCGGCTGATCCTGATGTCCTATCACGGCAATCCCGAACCCAAGGCCAAAACCATCGGCCTTGTGGGCAAAGGCCTCACCTACGACAGCGGCGGCTACTGCATCAAAACCCCGCAGGGCATGGTGAACATGAAGAACGACATGGCCGGCGCTGCCGCCGTGATCGGCACCTTTGCCGCCATCGCCACCCTCAAGCTCAAGGTGAACGTGCAGGGCGTGATCGCCGCCTGTGAAAACATGATCTCCGGCGCCGCCTACCACACCGGCGACATCATCCGCAGCATGAGCGGCAAGACCATCGAGGTCATCAACACGGACGCGGAGGGACGGCTCACCCTGGCAGACGCCATCCACTACGCCATCAGCCGCGAACACGTGAGCAAGGTGATCGACATCGCCACCCTCACCGGCGCGGCAGTTGGCGCGCTCGGCAACCAGATAACCGCCGTGCTCACCAACAACGAGCAGCTGCTGGAAAAGCTGCAGCTCGCTTCCGATTTCACCGGCGAAAAGATCTGGCAACTACCTGCCCACGATCCCTATCTGGACCTCATCAAAAGCGAGATCGCGGACCTCAAGAACAGCGGCGGCCCCCTCGCCGGAGCCATCACCGCAGGGCTCTTCATCCGCGAATTTGTGGATGACAAACCCTGGCTGCACATCGACATAGCCGGAACAGCCCTGAAAGACAGGGAAAGCGGGATCAACGCTTACGGCGCCACCGGCATCGGCGTGCGCCTGCTTACCCAGCTTCTGCGCGAGATGGAATGAAGCGAACAGCCCTGCTGATGGTTCTGCTGCTGGCTCTCTTCAGCTGTAAACCAGCCGATCAGGAACAGCGTCCGCTGGTGATGGCCACCATCCATCCCTATGAGCTCTTGCTCAGGGAACTGTTGGGGCCAGGTTTCGAGGTTCGCACTCTTATCCCGGCCAACGCCTCGCCCCACACCTACAGTCCAGGCCCCAAGGACATCAAAGCCCTGCGCGAAGCCGGGTTGGCGCTTTCCAACGGCCTGGGCCTGGAAACCGATCTGGAGAGGGCTTTCACCGCTTTGGGCGAAACCCATCTCCGGGCTGAGGAACTGCTGCGGGATGCTCTTCCGAATACTGAAAACCCCCATGTCTGGCTTTCGCCGGTGCTGATGGAAAAGCTCGCCCTGCGCCTCAGCGAGCGCCTGCAAAAGATGTTTCCCGAGCGCAGCGAGGAGATCGCCAACCGTGCCTTGGATCTCGTGGCCCGCCTGGCCGCGCTGGATGAGAGGATCAGCCGCGAACGCTCCGCTTTCGGCTCCACCCCGCTGATCAGCTTTCACGACAGTTTCCACCATTTCAACGCCAACTACGGCATCAACGACCTTGGCAGCGTGCAAAGCTCTCCGGGCCGAGAACCCACCCCCCGCGAACTGGCCCGCCTGGGAGAACTGATCCGGGCCAACGGCGTGCAGGCGATCTGTGTGGAACCCCAGATGGACAAAAGATCGGCGGAGGTTTTGGCCAGGGAATTCGATCTGCGGATGATCGAGCTGGACCCGCTGGGCTTCAGCATCAAAGCCCGAACCTTGCCGGAACTCATCGGCGCGAACTGGGACAGGATGAAACAGGCCTGGCAGCCTGAAACCGATCTGTGATCAAGATCTCCGGCCTTTCCCACCACTACGGCGGCAACCCCGTGCTCGAGGACATCGATCTCGAGCTGGCCGACGGAGAATTTGTGGCCATCATCGGCCCCAACGGCGCGGGAAAATCCACCCTGATCAAGCTGATCCTGGGGCTTCTTCCCCTGCAGAGCGGCTCCATCGAGATAGATGGCCTGCCGCACCTGCAGTGGCTGCGGTCCCATCCCCTGGGTTATTTGCCCCAGCACGAGGAATTTGACCGGAAATTCCCCGCCACCGCCCTCGACCTGGTGCTGCTGGGCCTGGCCGGGGAATTGGGCCTTGGCCGGCGTTTCAGCGCGGTTCACAAGGACCGGGCGCGACAGGCCCTGGCCAAAACCCGGATCGCCGACCTCGCGAAAAAACCCCTCGGAAGTCTTTCCGGCGGAGAACTTCAGCGTGTTTACCTGGCCCGGGCGCTAGTTTCCGAGAGCGACTACCTCATCCTGGACGAACCGGAGGCCTCCGTGGACCTGCCCGGAGTGCAGAGCTTCTTCTCCCTCCTGAAAGACCTCAACGAGGCGGGCAAAACGGTGATCACCATCTCTCACGACCTCAACACCCTCACCCAATACTGCAGCTTCCTGGTTTGCCTCAACCGCCGCCTCCACTGCCACACCCAGACCGATCTGGTGAACGCTGAGCTTATCCACAAAACCTTCGGTGAGACCGTGCGCATCATCGAAAAGGACTACTGATGTTTTCCTTCCTGGTTCACGCCCTGCTCGCCGCGCTGCTCTCCTCGGTCTGTCTGGCCCTCTTTTCGCCCTTCGTAACCCTGCGCCGGGTGTCCTATCTGGGTGAAGCGCTTTCTCACATCGCTTTTGCCGGGATCGCCCTGGCTTTGCTGCTGGGGCTCAATCTGCAGTTCACCACCCTGCTCTTCGTGATCGCCGTGGCTTTGGCCATCACCTGGCTGGCCCGGCGGCGCCAATTGCAGGAAGCCAACACCATCACCATCTTCCTCAGCGTATCCATGGCCCTGGGGATAATCCTGATCTCCCTCCGCCGCGGCTACAGCTTCGACCTGGCCAGCTACCTCTTCGGCAACGTGCTGCTGGCCTCAAGCGCCGACCTCTGGCAGTTGGGCGCCCTCCTGGCCATCAATCTGGGCTTCATCGGCTTCTTTTACAAGGAACTCTTCTACCTTTCCTACAATGCCGATCTGGCCGAGTTTTACCGCCTGCCGGTGCGGACCGTGGACCGCCTCTTCATGATCCTGCTGGCCGCCAACATCGTGATCACGCTTCGCGCCGCCGGGATCATCCTGGTGAGCGCTCAGCTCATCCTGCCCGCAGCCACCGCCTTCAATCTGGTGAGACGCCTCGACCACGCCGTGGCCGCCTGCGCCCTCATCGCCATCCTTGCCGCGGCCGGCGGTTTCGCGCTCTCCTGGTGGCTCAATCTGCCCACCGGCGCCAACATCGTTCTCCTCGAATTCTTCCTCTACCTCCTCAGCCTGCTGCTCCGCCCCCGCTCCGCGTGACCCGGAACCTTACCCTTACAGGGCCGAAGGGCTCAGGCGGAGTGGGATGCTCTCTTACAAACCGAATGGGTGATTTTGTGGTTTCAGAGAAGGATCAGCCCGAATAATGACGCATCCTGGCGGGGGAGCGCAAGCCCCCGGTGCAGGTTTTGCCCCGAAAGGGGGTTGTTTCCTCCTAAATCCCATCCCATCCGCCTCTTCCGAACTTCCCCCTGACTTCCCGCCTGTTCGGGGGGAACTTAGGGGGAGGCAAGTGAGAGGCGGATGGGAGAGGGGAAAGGGGGAAGTGCCGCGGCAGAAAGAAGGTACCGGCCTACTTCCCGGTGATGAATTTCACCAGGAAGTCAGGCTGGTAGGTTAGTTTGGCCTGGCGGAGGCCTTCCAGGCCCATATCCTGTTCGCGGTTCAGCCAGCTGTACTTTCCCTGCAAGTGGCGAGCGGTTTCCCAGTTGATCATCTGGGCGCTGCCCTTCATGTCGGGGTCGAATTTTTCGAAGTGGATGGTGGCCATGTCCGGGTTGATGGGGGAGAAGATGGAGTAGGCGGAGATCTTGTGTTGGTGGCAGATGATGATGCCCTCCACGGGCAGTTCGTCCCACAGGGCCAGGGTGTGTTGGATGGCCTGGAATTCGGTGTTGAGATAGATCCCCTCTGCGCTGCGCTGGCGTTTCCACTTTTCTGTGAAGCGCAGCACCACCTCGTGTTTGTCCGGGGTGATGGGCAGCACGTGGTAGGCTGGATAGGTTCTGGCGAATTGGGAGACGAGGTTCTTTTTCTTGGCGAGTTTTTTGCCGCTGAGGTTCACCATCCTGTCCACGGCATAAGCGTAGTCCGCCCAGTCGCGCTCTTCTTTGAGGGTGAAAAAGTCCTCCAGATCGGGATTGGTTTGGGGCCAGTTCTCCGGGATGAGGATGAGTTCGGCCTCCGGATCGCTGGCGCGGAAGCCGTCCAGCAATTCGCGCAGTTCGGCTGAGGAAAGGCCCGGACCCACGGGGAAGAAAACATAGGCGTATTTGGGGTTGAAAAGCACCAGATGATCGCGCCAGAGGGCGTACTGGTTGCCGTAGATCAGGCCCCAGGTGAGGAGGTTGACCACGGAATAGTCGCAGTTCTGGCGGGGCCAGCGTTCCAGATACTGGCGCAGCAGGGGCACGTCCGTGGTGGTGAGGTTTTTAAGTTCGAGCATGTTTTCCACTTCAGTCCATCTTGAGCAGCATGGGCGTGTAATTCGGCATCCGGGCAAAGCCCAGGCGTTCGTAGAAATCCTCGTGCCCGGGTTCCGAGATCAGGCCGATCCACTGGATGTCATTCGAGCGGAGAAATTCGACCAATTTTGCTACAATTTTGGCACCAATGCCCTGGCCGCGGAATTCGCTGTAAACCACCACGTCCTGGATATAGGCGTCGCTCACGCCGTCACTGATGGCGCGGCCCATGCCGATCAGTTTTCCATTCAGGCGCGCGGTCACGAAACAAAAGCTGTTGGCCATTATCCCGAGCACCGTTTCGAGATATTGGGGGTTTTCGTCCGTCTGCCACCAGCCGGGATGGCGGTAGAGGGCCAAGACCTCGGCCGGATCGGCTTCTTTCACGATTTTGAGTTCTATGTCCGCTGTCATGTTGCTTCCTTTGCCGGATATGAGTGGTTGCCCCGAACAAGGGGTTCGGGCCAATTTATGGCAGGGGGGATTTTGTCAAGAGGTGTCGGGGCTGGGTGGAAATGATCCCTGCCCCAAGAGCTGATAACGCTGCCCTGGGGGATCGCCATCCCATCGAAGGCCGCGCCAGGAAAAGCAGAGACGTTTTCTGCATGGTCTCCCGGGGCACCCTGATACCACCAATACCCGGTGGCAGAGGCACAAGCAGGGGTAAAGGGCGTGAGGATGAGTGGGTAGTGTGTATCCACAGGCAGTGATGGGTTGGTCACAGCTCCTTGAGGTAAGTGATCACCTTGGCCAGGATCTCATCCCTGGTCCTGCGGAAGAAATCCATGGCATCAGAATGCCCGGAAAAGGGGGCGGGATCAGCTATACCAAGATGCACCCGGGGTATGGGTTTAAAGAAGACAGGACAGCTTTCTTTGGCGTGGTCGCAAACGGTGATCACCAGGTCCAGATCATCCCGGTTCAGAAACTCCGAAACGTTCTTTGACCTCAGATCTGATGTAGGTATTCCTATCTCTTCCAAAACTCTGATCGCCCATGGGTTAACCGAAGAATGCGCTACTCCGGCCGAGTAAGCCAGATAACGGTCGCCCAGCAGATGGTTGATCAGGGTTTCAGCCATGATGCTGCGGCAGGAATTGCCGGTGCAGAGGATGAGGACCTTGGTCATGGCCGGGTTGTATCTGTCTGAGGGACGTTGTCTTCAGGTTTCCTGATCCCGATTTTCTCCAACAGCATTTTCTCGATCTCAGCCTTGGGGTAGAAGCCTTCATGGCGGAAGAACTCGCGGCCGTCCGCGTCCAGAAAGACCTGGGTAGGCATCACGCGCACACTGTATTTCTGTGCGGCGGCGCGATCCTTATACAGGTCCGTGAACTCCACTTTCAGCAAGCCCTGGTACTCGTCCCGGAGCTCTGTCAGAATGGGCTGCATCATCTTGCAGGGGATGCAGGATTCGGCGCCGAGTTCGATGAAGGTGGCCAAGGGTTGGATTTTGGTGGTCTGAGACAAAGAATCAGCGGCTGGGGTGGCTGTTTCCGCGGTGGGATCGTTCGTGGGCTGGTCCGCGGCGGCGTCGCCTTCGGTTTTAGCTCCGCAGGCTGAAAGCAGCATCATGGCGGTAAGCAGGATGAGCAGTTTTTTCATGGGGTCACAGTCCTTTGTTGCAGATCTTTTCCAGCAGTTTGGGGATGAGTTCCTGCGGAAAGCCGAAAGTTCCTTCCTTGCGGACGCCCAGCTGGGTAACGATCACGTGGTTGAAGTTGGTGATGCCCTTGTTCTCGAACATCTTTTTTAGGCAGGCCACCTTGCAGCCGTCGATCAACAGGTCCTTTTTGCCGTCCTCCGCAACGGTGCCGCCGCAGCCGCAATCGCCGGCGCCGATGCAGGTGGAGCAGCCCATTTCATATTTGTTGGCCAGATGCAGGGCTTTGGTGAGTTCAAAGGAGATCACGCCCACGTTGCTGGCCCCGGCGCAGGCGTAAACCTTGGTGGGGGCAGAGTTGGACACGCAGCCCTCGCTGCAGTCGGAACTGCCGCAGGAGCAGGAACAGCCGCATTCGTTTTCAGACATCTCAAACTCCTTTGCGGATGATGGCTTTGATCTCTTCCGGGGAAAGGACCTTGCCGGAGGAGACCACTTTTTCACCGATCACCAGGGCCGGGGTCATCATCACCCCGTAGTTCATGATGGCGTTCAGATCGGTCACTTTTTCCACTGTGGCTTCGATACCTGATTGTTCCATGGCTAACAGAGCGTTGGCCTCCAGTTTCTTGCATTTGGGACATCCAGTCCCGAGGATCTTAATGATCATTTGTTACTCCTTATCAGGGGATGAATTTTTTTGAAATGAGATAGAGGCCCGCCAGGAATACCAGGCCGGCACAGACATACTTCACGATTTTTGTGCCCAGGGAATTGCTGCTCCACTTCAGATAAGACTGTACTGATCCTGCGAAGGTTCCAGCCATAATGATCACCAGACAGTGGCCTATGATGTAGGCCAGTACTAGGGTTAAGGCAAAGATGAAGCGCGATCCGGCCGAAGTGAACACGATCCCCAAAATGGGCGCCATGAACGCGAAGGAGCAGGGCCCCAAGGCGATACCGAGCAGGAATCCCAGGCTGAGCGCGCCCCGGATCCCTTGAGGTGATCCTTTGCCGGCTCCACCCCGGAGGAAGGAGGGCATGGTAAAGACATCGGCGATGAAGAATGCCATGATCATGAAAACCACGCCCATCAACGGTTCCGTCCAGTTGCCCACGTCTCCCAGCATCTTGCCCAACAGTCCAGTGATCAGCCCGATCAACGCCATCATGGCCAGTATCCCCAAGGTGAAGAATGCTGAGAGCCTAAAGGCGTTTTTCGTCGAAAGGTCTGGCTGCCCATCCAGATACCCTATTATCATGGGAATGCTGGCCAGATGGCAGGGGCTGAGCAGCACGCTCAGAATTCCCCACACAAAGGCAGCCAGCAGCGCTATGACCGGATTGGAGGCCAGGGCCTGGCTAAGCTGGTTGAAGACCTGCAGCATCATCCGACCAGCACTCCGAAGAAATAACCGGTGAAGGTGGAGAAGATCACCACCAGGCCAACGAAGGCTATGGTTTTCTTGGGCCCCAGAACTGTATTTATCACCAGCATGGAGGGCAGCGACAGCGCCGGTCCGGCCAGCAGCAGGGCCAGAGCGGGCCCCTTGCCCATTCCTGATCCGAGCAAGCCCTGCAAAATGGGCACTTCGGTGAGGGTGGCAAAGTACATGAAGGCGCCGGAGATGGAGGCAAAGAAATTGGCCAACAGCGAGTTTCCGCCCACGGCGATCTCGATCCAGCGCGAGGGCACCCAGGCTTCCTGGCCGGGCCGGCCCAGCAGCGCGCCGGCGATCATCACGCCCAAAAAAAGCAGGGGAATGATCAGTTTGGCAAAGTCCCAGGTGGAATCCAGCCAGTCCTTCAGCTCACCTTTTTCAAACACCAGCCAGAGGCTGAAGCCGAAGACTGCCACCACAAAAGCGATCAGCGGTTGGGACGGGAACGCGAGACCCACGCCAGCAACCACAGCCGCGGTGAGGAGGGTTTTCCACAGCTTGAAGCCATAAAAAGCGGAGAGGGAAAGCCCGAACAGCAAAGCCAGCCCGGCCGTCACCAGCCAGCGGTGGGCATGCATCCAGTCCATGAAGGCTGAGGCGGTGTTGGGATTT
This sequence is a window from Candidatus Cloacimonadota bacterium. Protein-coding genes within it:
- a CDS encoding BamA/TamA family outer membrane protein produces the protein MKPIHILLLLLLLAAGACPAYYFGQNKVNLVPEEWSTLQTLHFDIYYPRGEDEFGRVVALMAEETYYTLKDQLTFPIGSRIPVMFYSSKTSFQSTNIIYPLLTEGVGGFTESLRNRVAIPFDGSYADLEKLLAHELTHAYTNALEDGVTNALSSMRPTSFPFWFSEGLPEYLSIGGESDYNNMFILDMVVNDNLPPLENLGGYYAYRLGESFLAYLAKSYGKDKVTEFYYTLRSVNGLDSATKKVFGLEFKDLQSRWRYQLKRDFFPLVQAQSIPVESMEKRSDSEKKGAYFNLMPRFSPDGSRYVWFSSADSRYSVWMGTLHGLSEPRRILKGEATGKIEEFYYFRSNLSWFPDSRRVAFAAKTANGDRIHILDVDKRKIVRSIAPAGMSAIYEVDVAPDGRSLVFAGQQGMRCDLFVLDLASENLTRLTDDLYNDLQPRFTPDGQRVVFASERSRDPESKRRGLFANLSRDIFSLDLAGGNLTQHTFEQRDCSFPLVDAKGDNLYYINSDGGVSNIFALDLKGGGKARVTNVLSGVYSADLSPDGRHLLLANYFDGAWDIFFKDRSLDTLDFVAYPPAQSAAKDDSLLAGIDLGELDRFGKRAAVRPHRVNPAAGFATRDPFLTEFPAFEYTAEDSLLLQRDFSYDDRPQAKDNPPTVQPYRARFSLDSLWGGLAYSPAVGTIGYVELSMSDMMGDHGIGINAGVAGKLEESNLALTYLYLKQRMDYGIGLFNLNDEYYFSETVPGPNNDIWYRYRERQTGAYFLLRYPFSRFLRLEFDQMLYQRGSYLYQLGDSLEVELANDLDLVYSPGLRLVHDNALYGSTGPLLGWRLYYDLNTTLNDGRIDYVTNYLDWRSYTLFSKRYSIALRGIAGISTGPNPQRFPLGGYYGIRAYGDNLSGSKKAVLTAELRFPFFEYINMAFPLPLAIPNVRGSVFAELGTVFDDPDSFQPFDGSKLWDLKLGYGFGPRLDLGYVILALDVTWLTDLETHSKPTFYISLSEDF
- a CDS encoding leucyl aminopeptidase, whose protein sequence is MKIDLLRKPAEHMDTVIIMHGEKGDFHSIEYLPDHIKNAVSVIIKQDEYTFGYKSLKSFPLVHARHRSNIILCGVGNTHDLDCSRLRELFALCFRAALKLGAREVYLYPGFSNPVGEVNFGHIVAEAALLTAYKFDKYLSDSKSHSLEAVHLAVNPKTTRHINRGILEGRIFAESTNIARDLVNEPANVIHPESLADAAKKAALQYGFSIEVFGLDKLKRLKMDAFLAVGKGSKQEPRLILMSYHGNPEPKAKTIGLVGKGLTYDSGGYCIKTPQGMVNMKNDMAGAAAVIGTFAAIATLKLKVNVQGVIAACENMISGAAYHTGDIIRSMSGKTIEVINTDAEGRLTLADAIHYAISREHVSKVIDIATLTGAAVGALGNQITAVLTNNEQLLEKLQLASDFTGEKIWQLPAHDPYLDLIKSEIADLKNSGGPLAGAITAGLFIREFVDDKPWLHIDIAGTALKDRESGINAYGATGIGVRLLTQLLREME
- a CDS encoding metal ABC transporter substrate-binding protein; translation: MKRTALLMVLLLALFSCKPADQEQRPLVMATIHPYELLLRELLGPGFEVRTLIPANASPHTYSPGPKDIKALREAGLALSNGLGLETDLERAFTALGETHLRAEELLRDALPNTENPHVWLSPVLMEKLALRLSERLQKMFPERSEEIANRALDLVARLAALDERISRERSAFGSTPLISFHDSFHHFNANYGINDLGSVQSSPGREPTPRELARLGELIRANGVQAICVEPQMDKRSAEVLAREFDLRMIELDPLGFSIKARTLPELIGANWDRMKQAWQPETDL
- a CDS encoding metal ABC transporter ATP-binding protein, whose product is MIKISGLSHHYGGNPVLEDIDLELADGEFVAIIGPNGAGKSTLIKLILGLLPLQSGSIEIDGLPHLQWLRSHPLGYLPQHEEFDRKFPATALDLVLLGLAGELGLGRRFSAVHKDRARQALAKTRIADLAKKPLGSLSGGELQRVYLARALVSESDYLILDEPEASVDLPGVQSFFSLLKDLNEAGKTVITISHDLNTLTQYCSFLVCLNRRLHCHTQTDLVNAELIHKTFGETVRIIEKDY
- a CDS encoding metal ABC transporter permease → MFSFLVHALLAALLSSVCLALFSPFVTLRRVSYLGEALSHIAFAGIALALLLGLNLQFTTLLFVIAVALAITWLARRRQLQEANTITIFLSVSMALGIILISLRRGYSFDLASYLFGNVLLASSADLWQLGALLAINLGFIGFFYKELFYLSYNADLAEFYRLPVRTVDRLFMILLAANIVITLRAAGIILVSAQLILPAATAFNLVRRLDHAVAACALIAILAAAGGFALSWWLNLPTGANIVLLEFFLYLLSLLLRPRSA
- a CDS encoding phosphatidylglycerol lysyltransferase domain-containing protein yields the protein MLELKNLTTTDVPLLRQYLERWPRQNCDYSVVNLLTWGLIYGNQYALWRDHLVLFNPKYAYVFFPVGPGLSSAELRELLDGFRASDPEAELILIPENWPQTNPDLEDFFTLKEERDWADYAYAVDRMVNLSGKKLAKKKNLVSQFARTYPAYHVLPITPDKHEVVLRFTEKWKRQRSAEGIYLNTEFQAIQHTLALWDELPVEGIIICHQHKISAYSIFSPINPDMATIHFEKFDPDMKGSAQMINWETARHLQGKYSWLNREQDMGLEGLRQAKLTYQPDFLVKFITGK
- a CDS encoding GNAT family N-acetyltransferase, translating into MTADIELKIVKEADPAEVLALYRHPGWWQTDENPQYLETVLGIMANSFCFVTARLNGKLIGMGRAISDGVSDAYIQDVVVYSEFRGQGIGAKIVAKLVEFLRSNDIQWIGLISEPGHEDFYERLGFARMPNYTPMLLKMD
- a CDS encoding arsenate reductase ArsC; translated protein: MTKVLILCTGNSCRSIMAETLINHLLGDRYLAYSAGVAHSSVNPWAIRVLEEIGIPTSDLRSKNVSEFLNRDDLDLVITVCDHAKESCPVFFKPIPRVHLGIADPAPFSGHSDAMDFFRRTRDEILAKVITYLKEL
- a CDS encoding thioredoxin family protein is translated as MKKLLILLTAMMLLSACGAKTEGDAAADQPTNDPTAETATPAADSLSQTTKIQPLATFIELGAESCIPCKMMQPILTELRDEYQGLLKVEFTDLYKDRAAAQKYSVRVMPTQVFLDADGREFFRHEGFYPKAEIEKMLLEKIGIRKPEDNVPQTDTTRP
- a CDS encoding putative zinc-binding protein, which encodes MSENECGCSCSCGSSDCSEGCVSNSAPTKVYACAGASNVGVISFELTKALHLANKYEMGCSTCIGAGDCGCGGTVAEDGKKDLLIDGCKVACLKKMFENKGITNFNHVIVTQLGVRKEGTFGFPQELIPKLLEKICNKGL
- a CDS encoding thioredoxin family protein, translated to MIIKILGTGCPKCKKLEANALLAMEQSGIEATVEKVTDLNAIMNYGVMMTPALVIGEKVVSSGKVLSPEEIKAIIRKGV
- a CDS encoding cytochrome C biogenesis protein produces the protein MMLQVFNQLSQALASNPVIALLAAFVWGILSVLLSPCHLASIPMIIGYLDGQPDLSTKNAFRLSAFFTLGILAMMALIGLITGLLGKMLGDVGNWTEPLMGVVFMIMAFFIADVFTMPSFLRGGAGKGSPQGIRGALSLGFLLGIALGPCSFAFMAPILGIVFTSAGSRFIFALTLVLAYIIGHCLVIIMAGTFAGSVQSYLKWSSNSLGTKIVKYVCAGLVFLAGLYLISKKFIP
- a CDS encoding permease, which codes for MSEKLKELRILGIMLAVFIAAYFIPFTAPRFLNGLHEAFFMLQEYARLHVLLCLVPALFIAGAVSVFISKDSVMRFLGAKAKKWLAYSVAALSGAILAVCSCTILPLFSGIYKRGAGLGPAIAFLYSGPAINVLAIVMTARILGLEMGIARTVGAVVFSVVIGFVMHLLFRREEQARQDGLNFGEPEQGRPLWQTLIHFGLLILILIVLNWAKPNPNTASAFMDWMHAHRWLVTAGLALLFGLSLSAFYGFKLWKTLLTAAVVAGVGLAFPSQPLIAFVVAVFGFSLWLVFEKGELKDWLDSTWDFAKLIIPLLFLGVMIAGALLGRPGQEAWVPSRWIEIAVGGNSLLANFFASISGAFMYFATLTEVPILQGLLGSGMGKGPALALLLAGPALSLPSMLVINTVLGPKKTIAFVGLVVIFSTFTGYFFGVLVG